The following DNA comes from Mycobacteroides immunogenum.
CATGCCGCAGGCGAACGATCCCGTCATCAGCAGCACCTTGAACAGATCGACGGCCCACACTCCGAAATGGCTCTGGACCGGGCCGAAGAAGATGTTGCCCGCCGTCGCCGAATCCTGAGCCAGCGCAACGGCATTATCGGGCCCGGTACCCACGATGGCGAGCCAGGAGACGAGCACGTAGAAGAGCCCGACGCCCACCACCGAGGTCACTATCGCGATGGGGATGATCTTCTTGGGGTTCTTGGATTCCTCGGCATACATCGCGCTGGATTCGAATCCGACCCAGGACCAGAACGCGAAGAACAGGCCCACACCGGCCGAACCCGCAACCGCGAGCGGACCCGCCGGACCATGAACCACGCCGCTGAGATCGTGAAAGCCGTTGAGTGGATTCAGCGATCCCCAGGACCAGCCCTGTGGCCCGCCGCCCGTGAACAGCACCGAGAGCGCCAGCAGTGACAGCATGACAATTTCGGTCACCAGGAAGACCCCCAGCACCCGCGCTGCCAGGTTGAGGTCGAAGTAGGTGAGTACCGCATTGGTGGCCAGCATGACCAGCGCGAAGACCACCCATGGCACATCCAGGTGGAAGAAGGTGTGAAACAGATCGTTCGCGAAGAAGGAGAAGATTCCTACCAGGGATGCCTCGAAGACCATGTAGGCCAAGGTGATCAGAAATCCTGAGCCCAGCCCGACGATGCGGCCGAGGCCGTGCGATATGTAGCCGTAGAACGCGCCGGTAGCGACGATATGCCTGGACATCGCCGCATAACCGATGGCGAAGAGTGTCAGCACGATGGTGGCCACCAGATACCCGGCGGGGGCGTAGGCGCCGTTGCCGAATCCCACCGCCATCGGCACATTGCCGACCATCGCGGTGATCGGCGCGGCGGTGGCGACCGCCATGAACAGGACCCCGATCAAGCCGACGGCATTGGGTTTGAGTCGCTGCATGCTGCCGGCTTCGGTGACGGTGGTGGGTGGGTCGATGGTGTCGCTCACGGAAGATCCCTTCTCCGTATTTGGTCTGGTTTTGATTGGTTCTCCGCGGCCGGCCAAGTCTGCTGGTCGGCTCCGGTGGTGCTGTTTGGGTGCGACGCGGTCATTTATACCTGGCTTAGTGCCCAGGTTGAAAGGAAATCAGGGAATTCGCCCCGGTGGGTTTCGGGAAAGTTTCGATCTTGGTCGTTTAGGGTTCGTTGACGTTAAATGGTCCGATTTGGTCCGCTTGAGGGCCTCGCGTGGTGCACACTCAGACCCATGCCGGGATTACCGCCGAATCACAGCGCGTTCGCGCACGCCGCTCTCTCGAGTTATGGCCGCGATCCGGATGCGCCGCTGCGACTGTTGAGCCTCTCCGAGAACGCCACCTATCTGGTGGACGATGAGCGGCCCATGGTGCTGCGGGTACATCGGCCCGGGTACCACTCGTTGCCGGCGATCCGCTCGGAGTTGACCTGGATGCGCGCGCTCCGGACCGAAACCCCCGTCATCACACCGGAACTCGTGCGGGCGCGGGACGGGTCAGATGTGCTCGGTGTCGAGGTCGACGGGGTCACGTTGCACGTCGACGGCATGGGTTTCGTGCCCGGTTGTACGGCCGAAGAAACCTCCGGTGTGGTCGGCTACGGAAAGCTCGGTCAACTGACCGCGCACATGCATGACCACGCCCAGCGCTGGCGCGTGCCGCAGGAGTTCACCCGGTTTCGGTGGGACTTGGAATCGATGTTCGGTCCGCGGGCGCGCTGGGGCGACTGGCGGCAGGCGCCCGGCATGACCGACCAGGATCGTGCGACGGTCGATGCCGCGGTGCGGGACATCATTGGCCGGATCACCGAATACGGTTACGGCCCTGACCGATTCGGTCTGATACATGCCGACATGAGGTTGTCCAACCTCATGGTCGACCCCGGCCGGCCGGGCTCTGACATCACGGTCATCGACTTCGACGACTGCGGGTGGTCCTGGTTCATGGCCGACCTCGGCGCCGTGGTGTCGTGGGTGGAAGACACTCCGGAGGCCGAGGTGGCCGTCGCGGATTGGCTTGAGGGTTACCGACGGGTGTGTCGTCTCTCCGATGAACACCTCGCGATGATCCCGGTTTTCGTGATGCTGCGGCGGGTCATGCTCACCGCCTGGATCGCCTCACATGCCGATGCCGATGCGGCGATCAGGGTCAGTGACGGGTTCGGGGCGCGCACGGCCCGGCTCGCGCAGCGTTACCTCACCGACCAGACCTGGTTGCGGGAGGCAGTTTTCGGTCGTCGAGTCGGCTGAGCCGGCAGAGAGGAAGTTGTGATGTTCGACTTGTCCACCAGATCAGTACTGGTGACCGGGGGTACCAAGGGAATCGGCCGCGGCATCGCCACGGTGTTCGCGCGCGCGGGTGCCAATGTGGCTGTGGCGGCACGATCTTCGCGTGAGATAGCGGAGGTGGCCACTGAATTGGATGACTTGGGGGAGGGCAATGTCATCGGTGTGCAACTGGATGTGTCCGATCCGGGCTCGTGCACGGATGCCGTGCGGACCGTGGCCGGCGCGTTCGGCGGCCTGGACGTGGTGTGCGCCAACGCCGGGATCTTCCCTGAGGCACGGCTGGACACCATGACCGCCGAGCAGCTCTCCGAAGTATTGGACGTCAACGTCAAGGGCACCGTCTACACGGTGCAGGCATGCCTGGAGTCGCTCACCGCGTCAGGGCGCGGCCGGGTCATCCTCACCTCGTCGATCACCGGGCCGGTCACCGGATATCCCGGCTGGTCGCATTACGGAGCGTCCAAGGCGGCCCAGTTGGGCTTCATGCGCACGGCCGCGATCGAGCTGGCCCCGCGCCGGGTGACCGTCAACGCGATACTGCCCGGCAACATTCTCACTGAAGGCTTGGTGGACATGGGTGAGGAATACATCAGCGGGATGGCGCGCTCGATTCCCCTGGGCATGCTGGGCAGCCCCATCGACATCGGGCATCTGGCGGCCTTCCTGGCCACGGATGAGGCCGGGTACATCACCGGCCAGGCCATCGTGGTCGACGGCGGGCAGGTGTTGCCCGAATCGCCGGACGCGGTCAGCCCGTAAGTGCGCTTGCGGCGATACTGAGCAGATGGAGGAGTCGGAAGGCGGCCCGGTAGCCGAGGACGTGCGGCGGCGGATCCTGTCTATGCTCGCCCAGGGCACCCTGCATCCGGGCTCACGCTTGGGGTCCGAGCGTGAGATGGCGGAGCGGTTCGCGGTGTCGCGTGCGACGGTGCGCAGCGCCTTGGTGCCGTTGAGCCGGGCCGGCATCCTGGAGCGGCAGACCGGCCGCGGCGGCGGCACCTTCGTACGCGCCGACGTGGTACAGCGCAACGTCGCCGAGCTCGTCGGTCTGCCCACCCGGCTGCACATCGGGGGCCACACCAGCGATACCCGGGTGCTCGGTACCTCCCGGCGGCCCGCCACTGCGGCCGAGCGGTCTGCGCTGGAGATTGGGGAGGGGGCAGAGGTTTTCGATGTACGGCGGCTTCGCTACGCCGATGGTGTGCCGTTATCGGTCGACACCGCGTATTTTCCTGCCGAGTTGGTGCCGGATCTGCTGGAGCAACCGCTCGGCGGCTCCCTGTACGAGCTGTGTCAGGTGCGGTACGGCCTGATCGCGGACTCATCGACCGAGACGATCGAAGTGGTGAGCGCCAATCCGCGTGAGGCCGAGTGGCTCGATGTGCCCCATCGCAGACCGCTGCTGGCCATCACCCGGGTGACCCGTCACACCGACGGCCGGCCCTTCGAATTCAGTTATGACCTGTTCCGCGCGGACCGGGTGCGGCTGACGGCCACCATGTCATCGGCCGTCGCCCAGGAAAGCCGTGGTGTGGACGGGAAGGTGGAACGTGTGGTGAGCAGACTGGCGGCCCACCGGCGGCCGGACGATACGCTGCTGGCATGACGAAACCCGAGATCGACTTTCAGCCAGGCCCGCCGCCCACCGAACTGGTCATCAAGGACATCACCGTCGGTGACGGTGCCGAGGCCACGCCCGGATCGGTCGTTGACGTGCATTACGTCGGTGTCGAATTCGAGAGCGGCGAGGAGTTCGACAGCTCGTGGAACCGCGGTGAGTCCATCGAGTTCCCGCTCCAGGCGCTCATCCAGGGCTGGCAGGACGGTATCCCCGGTATGAAGGTCGGCGGCCGTCGTCAGCTGACCGTGCCGCCCGCGCAGGCCTACGGTGAGGCCGGTGCCGGACATCAGCTGTCGGGTAAGACGCTGGTGTTCGTGATCGACCTGCTGGGCGCTCGCTAGGGCTTCGCCAGGATCAATGCCCGGGGAGGCGCAGCACCAGCCGTGCGCCTCCCAACGGGCTCGACTCCAAAGCGGCTGTGCCGCCATGGAGTTCGGCCTGCTGGGCGACCAGCGCCAGGCCCAGGCCGGAGCCCGAATGCGAGGCGGTGGAGCCTCGCGAGAACCGCTCGAACACCTGCACGCGTTCGGCCTCGGGAATGCCGCTGCCGTTGTCGTCGACCGCGATTTCCACCCCGTTCACCGTGCTGGTCGCCGAGAGGCGGATCTTGGTCGCGCCTCCGTGTTTCACCGCGTTCTTGATCGCGTTGTCGATCACCAGCCGTAGCCCCGCGGGCAGCCCCAGCATCAGAATCGTGGACGACGGCACCAGCGAGATCTCGAGATTGGGGTAGCTGCGGTCAGCGTCGTGGGCGGCCCGGTCCAGCAGCTCGGTGATGTCGACGGGTACGTGGTCGTCCTCGGTGGTCAGCTGGCCCTGGGCGAGCCGCTCAAGCGCGGAAAGTGTTGCCTCTACCCGGCTTTGGGTACGGATGGTCTCCTCGATGATTTCCTCGCGTTGGTCATCGCTCAGATTGAGGGTGGAGAGCACCTCGAGGTTGGTGCGCATCGCGGTGAGCGGGGTGCGTAACTCATGCGAGGCGACTGCCGCGAAGTCACGCGCGGATTCCAGTGCCGCCTTTGTCTTTTCCTGCTCGGTGTTGATGCGTTCGAGCATCCCTTCGACGGCCTCGGAGATCTCGACCGCCTCGCGCACACCACGAACGTTCACGTCGTCGGGGTTGGACTGTGCGTTGATCAGCCGGGCCTGCTGTGCCAACAGCCGGAATGGGCTCACCACGATGAGCGAGATGACCCAGCCGACGATCACGGTGCCGATCAGCACGCCGCCGCAGATTGCCAGGATGCGCAGGTGATAGCGGTCGATCTGGCGCTGCGTCTCCGCGACCGGCGCACCGACCGCGACGGGAATGTTCCCCGGAGCGACGAATGACCGGACGCGGTACTCGACGCCGTTGATCTTGGTGTTGGCGTACCCGGGCTCCAGCAGCGGAAGTTCGGTGTCGGCCGGAATGGATTTGGCCAGGCCGGCGACGCGCGCGGTGAGCACCAAACCGTCGGGACTGTTGAGCTTGGTGTCCGAGTTGATCACGGATTTCAGGAGATCCGAGACGGCACCGAGACTGGACACCGAATCCAGCCGCCGATCCAGCTGGCTGTACTGGTCTTCTTCGACGCCTAGCCACACCCAGGTACCCAGCGTCACCACCAGCACCATCACTCCCAGCGCGGCGATGGCGACCAGGGTGCGGAGCGAGAAGATTCGCATGGGCTTTTCCAGTAACCGGTAGGACAGATCGGTGATCCGTTGGCTGCGGTGCTTACTCGGGCGGCCCATGACTGGTTGATTCTCGTGCAAGCTGCTCATCCGTCGTTACTGCGAACGCAGCACGAACCCGACACCGCGCACGGTGTGTAACAGACGGGGTGCGCCGCCCGCCTCTAGCTTGCGGCGCAGGTAGCCGATGAACACGTCGACGACATTGGTGTCGGCGGCAAAGTCGTAGCCCCACACCAGCTCTAGGAGCTGGGCGCGAGACAGCACCGCGGTCTTGTGTTCCGCCAACACCGCCAGCAGGTCGAATTCACGCTTGGTGAGGTCCACCTCGACACCGTTGATGCGGGCGCGGCGGCCGGGGATCTCCACCTCAAGCGGCCCGACAGCGATGGTCTCTGTCGACGAGGTGGCCACCGCGCCGCGGCGGCGCAGCAGCGCCTTCACCCGGGCCACCAGCTCGGCGAGTACGAAGGGTTTGGTCAGGTAATCGTCGGCCCCGGCCTCCAGGCCGGCGACCCTGTCATCGACCGAGGTACGGGCGGACAGCACACAGACGGGCACGTCGTTGTCCATGGCCCGCAGCGCGGTCACCACACTGACGCCGTCCAGCACGGGCATGTTGATATCGAGCACGATCGCATCCGGCCGATGCTCGGTGGCGCAGCGCAGTGCTTCGGCGCCATCGCTGGCGGTGTTCACCTCGAACCCGGACAGACGCAGGCCGCGTTCCAGCGAGGCGAGCACGTCGGCGTCGTCGTCCACCACCAGTACGCGCGGGGAGCCTGGGCCATCAACCATGTCTGCCATCTTGCCCGATGAGATGGGTAAAACGTTCGAACTATCGCCGCCGGTGCTGTGCCGTGAGTCGCCAGTATCATGAAAGCTGATAATCCGGCGTCCCATACCGAAAGCTTGCGCATGTCAACATCAGTACCTGTAAAACTAGTTTCTTACGTTGCTGGCGTTTGCGCTGCGCTGGGCGTGGGGCTGCTTTCCGGGGGTGTGACCGTTGCGCACGCCGATCCCGCGTTCCCCGATTTGAGCGGGTTCGCCGTGGTGCCGCCCGACGGATTCTTCGTCACCAACGAGAACTCCTCGGTGCGGTCGATCCACTTTTCCACCCCCGACGGGATCGGTTGCATGTTCCGTGCGTCGCCCAATATGACGCCCACCTCGCGTCAGCGTCTCAGCTGCGATGGCGCGGTTCCCGGGATTCCCGGGGACGCCCCGAACGCCCCGAACGTGCCCGGTATCGGTGGTGCGAGCGCGAATGTGCCCGGACTGGGCGGCGTCAACCTCCCGGGTATCGGCACGTGTCCGATGGGCACCGTCGCGCAGAAGGGTGACGGCGCCTTCGAGATCAGCAAGGGTGCCTGGTCCTGTGGCACCAAACCCGAGGCGCCGCAGCTCAACGTCGGGCAGAAGCTCACCTACGGCAACGTCACATGCGCGGTCGGCGCGGGCAGCGTGACCGCGTGCCAGGTGACGACGGGCGATCAGAAGCACGGCTTCGTGCTGCAGCCCTCAGGAAGCACCGCCTTCTAACCCTCAGGAAGCACCGCCTTCTAAATAGTCCAGCAGCTCGACGACGGCGGCCCGGGATGCCCGGTTGGCCCCGATGGTGCTGGCCGATGAGCCGTAACCCAGCAGATGGATGGCGGGTTGACCGGCGACCTGGGTGAGTAGCCGGCCGGTCATCGTGATGCCGCCCCGGCCGTTGCGCAGGTGCAGTGGTGCCAGGTGATCCAGCGCGTGCCGAAACCCGGTGCACCACAGGATCACGTCGACATCCAGCGAGCTGCCGTCGGGCCAGGCGACCCCGGTGGGGGTGATGCGGCTGAACATGGGGCGCCGGGCCAGGATCCCGCGCCGCGACGCGTCGGCGGTCTGCGCGGTCCACGGCAGTCCCGTTGCCGAGACCACGGATCGCTGTGGTTCGCCGCGCCGCGATCGTTCATCGACACCCGCCACCGCGGCCCGCAGCCGGTCGACGGTGAGATCGGTGACGAACACCGGCTCGCGCCGGGTGACCCAGGAGGTGGTGGCGGAGGCGATCCCGGAGATTTCCATGAGCAGTTGCACGGCCGAGATCCCGCCGCCCACCACGAGTACATGCTGACCCGCGAACTCCTCCGGGCGCTGGTAGTCGCGCGTGTGTAGCTGACGTCCCCGGAAAGTGCCCGCGCCCGGCACGAAGGGCACGAACGGTTTGTCCCAGGTCCCCGTCGCGTTGATGAGTCCGTCGACACCGAACGCGCCTGCGGAGGTTTCCACCGTGAACCCATCCGGTGCCGGCCGCACCGCCCGCACGTGTACGGGCCGGCGGACGTCAAGGTCATAGCGGTGCTCGTACTCGCCGAAGTATCGGGGCATCGCCGTGGAGGCCCTGATGGTTCCTGTCTCGTCGAAGGGCATCCCGGGCAGCTGATAGATGCGATTGGTGTTGTCGAGCGTCAGCGTCGGCCAGCGGAACTGCCAGGCACCGCCCGGGCTGGGCGCGTGATCCAGGATGACGAAACCGTGCCCGGGTGCGTCATCGGCGGGGCGTCGCCGGGGCAGCGGCTCGAGTCCGCGGCGCCGGAGGAAGTACCCCGCCGCGATCCCGGCCTGCCCGCCACCAATCACGGCGACGGTAGTCATGGTCGTCATATTAGGGTGGTTGCCATGATCGGTGTAACTAGCGACGGTCCCGTCACCACCATTGAGCTGCAGCGCCCCGAACGGCGTAACGCGGTGACCTATGAGCTTGCGCTCGCCTTCGCCGAGGAGGTCAGGAAGGCCGCGGAAACAGCGCGTGCCATCGTCATCACCGGACAGGGCACCTCGTTCTGCGCCGGTGCCGACCTGTCCAGCGGCGCTCCTGATCCCGATAAGTTCGCCGATGCCTGGCAGCACTCGATCAAGAGCGTCGATGCCGCAGACGTTCCGGTGATCGCCGCCGTCAACGGGCCCGCCATCGGTGCCGGCGTCATGCTCGCGATGGTCGCGGATCTGCGGGTGGTTTCCGAGACCGCACGCTTCCAGTTCCCGGTCGCCAAATACGGTATCGCCCTGGATAACTGGAGCATTCGGCGGCTCTCCTCGCTGGTCGGGTACGGGCGCGCGCGTGCCATGCTGCTGGCCGCCGAACCGCTCGACGCGCAGACCGCGTTCCAGACCGGAATGGCTAACCGCATCGGCGAGCTTGCGGACGCGCAGGCCTGGGCCGCCGAACTCGCCGGATTCGCGCCGCTGGCGCTCAAGCACGCAAAGCGTGTGCTCAACGATGACGGAGCCTTCGAAGACCAGTGGCCCGAGCATAAGGAGCTGTTCGACAAGGCCTGGGGCAGTCAGGACATCATCGAGGCCCAGGTCGCGCGAATCCAGAAGCGTCCGCCCAACTTCCAGGGAGCCTGAGCGTGCGGGCGCTCTGGGTTGGTGCCGGCGCGGCGATCGCGTCGACGTGGATCGGGCGCGCCCTGCGCGACGTTCCGCAGACGCTGGGTGCCAGCAAGGAGCGCATCGCCGAGGTCGCCGAGGGATCCCCGCAGTACCGGGGCGGCACCTTCCACAACGCCGAACCGGCGCGGCAGTTCTCTCCCGATGCCGAGGCCGGCACGGTGGTGTGGGATGTGCTCACCCGCCGCAGCGCGGGCTCTCCGAAAGGTGATGTGCCGCTGGCGCTGCCGGAACTGTCCGGCCCGCCTGCCGATTTGGCGGCCACCTGGTTTGGGCATTCCAGTGTGCTGGTCGAGATTGATGGCTACCGCGTGCTCACCGATCCGGTGTGGAGCGATAGATGCTCGCCTTCGCGGGTCGTCGGCCCGCACCGGCAGCACCCGGTGCCCGTGGAGCTGGCGGCACTGCCCGCGCTGGACGCGGTGGTGATCAGCCATGACCACTACGACCACCTGGATATGGATTCGATCATCGCCCTGACCCGGAGCCAGAACGCGGTGTTCGTGGTGCCGCTGGGCGTGGGGGCGCACCTGCGCGGCTGGGGCGTCTCACCGGCGCGGGTCGTCGAGCTCGACTGGGATCAGAGTCATCAGCTCGGAAAGCTGACCCTGACCTGCACACAGGCCCGCCACTTTTCCGGTAGGTCGATCACGCGCAACACCACCCTGTGGGCGTCCTGGGCCTTCACCGGCCCCCGCCACAAGGTCTTCTTCGGCGGCGACACCGGATACACCAAGGCGTTCAAAGTGATTGGTGATACCTACGGCCCGTTCGATCTCACCTTGCTGCCGGTCGGCGCCTACAACACGTCGTGGGCCGATATTCACATGAATCCGGAAGAGGCAGTCCAGACGCACCTGGACCTTGCGACACCGACGGCTCCCTTGTTGCCCATCCATTGGGGCACGTTCAATTTGGCGCTGCACCCCTGGGCCGAACCCATCGAGAGGGTGCTTACCGCAGCTGGCGAACAGGGGGTCACGGTGGTGACGCCCAAGCCAGGGCAGCGGACCGATGCTCGGCAGCCCGCCGCACCCGACGGCTGGTGGCGTCTTTCTTAGCTCTTGTTGCCCTTGTGCGCTTGGAGCAGGAACGCGGGCTGCTTGTTGCGGCCCTTCTCGTCCTTGTGGAACAGGGGCATGTCGAAGTTCGCGCCCGGTATCACCTCAGGAATGTTGGAGTGGATGAAGGCGGGGCTCAGCTCGTCGATCACCCAGTAGGGCTCGACCGCCGCGCGCAGTTCGTCTTCGGTAACAGCGTTGGGGCCGATGCCCGGGGGGAAGGCGCCCACGGCGAAGACCAGCACGTAGTACGACGCATCCGGGGCCGCCGCACGTGAGATCGACTGTAGGTAGGCCTCGCGTGCTTCCACGGGAATGGAGTGGAACAGCGTGCTGTCCACGATGGTGTTGAAGCGCCCGTCATAGCCCGAGAAGTTGGTGATGTCCGCGACCTCGAAGGTGGCATTGGCCAGGCCGCGGTCGGCTGCCGCCGCGCGGGCGGCCTCGATGGCGGTGGGGGACAGGTCGAGCCCGACCGTGGTGTGGCCGAGCGCCGCCAGCCGCAGCGAAGTTTCGGCATGTCCGCAGCCGACGTCGAGAACCGTGCCGTGGAACTTGCCGGCGTCGATCAGCGCGGCGAGTTCGGGCTGGGGTTCGCCGATATTCCATGGCGGTTCGCCCTGGAAGACCTCGCTCTTGCCTTGGTAGGTGGCGTCCCAATCCGGGAGTTCATTCGATGTCATACCAACTGACATTACCCGCGCCGGACAAGAACGTGGCGTGACGAACTGGCCAAATAATCGTGCGGCGTCGGCCCTCGGTGGCCGTGCCGGACGGCCACGGGTCGCTAGTGTGCAGGGGTGGCAACGATCGAGGGACTGACCATCAGCGGCCTGACCGCTGCCGAGGTCGCGGAGCGGGTAGCGCAGGGGAAGACCAACGACGTTCCGTCGCGTGCGGCGCGCAGCGTGTCGGACATCGTGCGAGCCAACGTCTTCACCCGGATCAACGCCATCCTCGGGGTGCTGCTCGTCATCGTGCTGTCCACCGGCTCCGTCATCAACGGCGCGTTCGGGCTGCTGATCATCGCCAACAGCGCCGTGGGCATCATTCAGGAGCTGCGCGCCAAGCAGACACTCGACAAGCTCGCCATCGTCGGTCAGACCCGGCCCGTGGTGCGGCGCGACGGTGCCGCAACGGCGCTGGCGCCCAATGAGGTCGTGCTTGACGACATCATTGAGCTCGGTCCCGGTGACCAGATCGTGGTGGACGGTGAGGTCGTCGAGGAGGCCGCGCTCGAGATCGATGAGTCGCTGCTCACGGGCGAGGCCGACGCCATCGACAAGACCGTTGGCGCCCAGGTGCTCTCGGGCAGCTTCGTGGTGGCCGGCAGCGGCGCGTACCGCGCGACCAAGGTGGGGCGGGAGGCGTATGCGGCCAAGCTTGCCGAGGAGGCCTCCAAGTTCACCCTGGTGCATTCCGAACTGCGCAACGGCATCAACAAGATTCTGCAGTTCATCACCTACCTGCTGCTGCCCGCGGGCGCGCTGATCATTTACACCCAGCTGTTCACCACCGGCGACAGCTGGCAGGAATCGGTGCTGCGCATGGTGGGCGCGCTGGTCCCGATGGTGCCCGAGGGGCTGGTGCTGATGATGTCAATCGCCTTTGCGGTCGGGGTGATTCGGCTCGGCAGGCGCCAGTGCCTGGTGCAAGAGCTGCCCGCCATCGAGGGGCTGGCCCGGGTCGACACCGTGTGCGCCGACAAGACCGGGACCCTCACCGAGAATGGGATGCGGCTGTCCGAGGTGCGTTTCCCGGATGACGGATCTGATGAGGACGCACTGGCGGTGCTGGCTCAGCTGGCGGCCGACGACCCGCGGCCCAATGCGAGTATCGCGGCCATCGCCGAGGCCTATGACAGCCCGCCGGGCTGGACGACCACGGCTATCGCGCCGTTCTCTTCGGCCAAGAAATGGAGCGGCGCCTCGTACGGGGAGCATGGAAACTGGGTGATCGGTGCGCCGGATGTCCTTCTGGACCCGGCCGATCCCATCGCTACTACCGCCGAGGAGATCGGTTCGCGCGGTCTGCGGGTGCTCTTGCTCGCCTCGGCGGAGCTATCCGTCGATGACGCGCGCGCCCCCGGTGCGGTGACGCCGCGCGCACTGGTGGTGCTGGAGCAGAAGATCCGCCCGGACGCCCGCGAGACGCTGGATTACTTTGCCTCTCAACATGTCTCCATCAAAGTGATCTCGGGCGACAATGCGGTGTCGGTGAGCGCGGTGGCTCAGACGCTGGGACTCTCCGGCGCCGCCGTGGATGCGCGCACGCTGCCGGCCGATACCGACAAGCTGGCCGCGACGCTGGCCGACGCGACCACTTTCGGCCGGGTCCGCCCCGACCAGAAGCGGGCGATGGTCAAGGCACTGCAGTCGCATGGCCACACCGTCGCGATGACGGGTGACGGCGTCAACGACGTGCTGGCGCTCAAGGACGCCGATATCGGCGTCGCGATGGGGGCGGGCAGCTCGGCCTCCCGCGCGGTGGCACAGATTGTCTTGTTGGACAACAAGTTCGCCACGCTGCCGTATGTGGTCGCCGAGGGTCGGCGGGTGATCGGCAACATCGAGCGGGTCTCCAACCTGTTCCTTACCAAGACGGTGTACTCGGTGCTGCTGGCGCTGACGGTGGGGCTCGCGGGGCTGGGTTCCAGGATCTTCCACTACGGTGCGGTGCCGTTTCCGTTCCAGCCGATTCACGTCACCATCGCCGCGTGGTTCACCATCGGTATTCCGGCGTTCATCCTGTCGCTGGCGCCCAACAATGAGCGCGCTCAGACGGGGTTCGTACGCCGGGTGATGCTCTCGGCGATCCCGTCGGGCCTGACGGTGGGCATCGCGACATTCCTGTCGTACCTGGTGGCGCGACAGATCCTCCATGTCTCCGGGAACAGCACGCAGGCCTCCACCGCCGCGCTGATCACCGAGCTGGTGGCGGCCGTGTGGGTGCTCGCGGTGGTGGCCCGTCCGTACCAGTGGTGGCGGGTGGTGTTGGTGGCGCTCTCGGGTCTGGGCTATGTGGCGATCTTCGCGATTCCGTTGGCGCGAAAGGCCTTTATGCTCGACCCCAGCAATCTGGCGGTCACCGGGCCGGCGCTGGCCATCGGTATCGCGGCGGCCGGGGTGATCGAGGCGGTGTGGTGGTTGCAGGGCAAGTGGTCCGGCCAGCCCCGTCATTTCTGGGCCACCGGGGACGACTGATTTCTAGAAGCTGAACCGCATGATCCTGCCGATATCGCGCAGGGCAGGGATGTGTGAGATGACCTTCATCTGGATGCGTCCCGACAGGGGCAGATGTTCCTCGCCCGCCACATCGGTGCTACGCAGGTCGTTGCGGCAGCGCAGACCGGGGTGCAGTGCTTCGATCTGGCCGGGGTCGTCGATACCCCAATGCAGGGTGGCGCCCGCGTTGCGCACCGCCGGCACCAGTTTCTGCAGTTTGATCCCGATGCTGCCGTAGCAGTCGAAAGCCAGCTGACCGCTGGGGAATCGGCCGGTGATGCGCCGGATCAGGGACTGCCCCTCGGGCTCGGTCAGGTACATCGTCAGGCCCTCGAACACCGCGAGCGTCGGGCGGTCGGCCGGGATGGCTTCCAGCCATGCGCTGTCGGTGACCGAACTTTCGATCATGCGGTAGTCGCCGCCGCGGCCGGGTAACAGCGCGC
Coding sequences within:
- a CDS encoding response regulator transcription factor, whose amino-acid sequence is MVDGPGSPRVLVVDDDADVLASLERGLRLSGFEVNTASDGAEALRCATEHRPDAIVLDINMPVLDGVSVVTALRAMDNDVPVCVLSARTSVDDRVAGLEAGADDYLTKPFVLAELVARVKALLRRRGAVATSSTETIAVGPLEVEIPGRRARINGVEVDLTKREFDLLAVLAEHKTAVLSRAQLLELVWGYDFAADTNVVDVFIGYLRRKLEAGGAPRLLHTVRGVGFVLRSQ
- a CDS encoding MBL fold metallo-hydrolase is translated as MRALWVGAGAAIASTWIGRALRDVPQTLGASKERIAEVAEGSPQYRGGTFHNAEPARQFSPDAEAGTVVWDVLTRRSAGSPKGDVPLALPELSGPPADLAATWFGHSSVLVEIDGYRVLTDPVWSDRCSPSRVVGPHRQHPVPVELAALPALDAVVISHDHYDHLDMDSIIALTRSQNAVFVVPLGVGAHLRGWGVSPARVVELDWDQSHQLGKLTLTCTQARHFSGRSITRNTTLWASWAFTGPRHKVFFGGDTGYTKAFKVIGDTYGPFDLTLLPVGAYNTSWADIHMNPEEAVQTHLDLATPTAPLLPIHWGTFNLALHPWAEPIERVLTAAGEQGVTVVTPKPGQRTDARQPAAPDGWWRLS
- a CDS encoding NAD(P)-binding domain-containing protein, with protein sequence MTTMTTVAVIGGGQAGIAAGYFLRRRGLEPLPRRRPADDAPGHGFVILDHAPSPGGAWQFRWPTLTLDNTNRIYQLPGMPFDETGTIRASTAMPRYFGEYEHRYDLDVRRPVHVRAVRPAPDGFTVETSAGAFGVDGLINATGTWDKPFVPFVPGAGTFRGRQLHTRDYQRPEEFAGQHVLVVGGGISAVQLLMEISGIASATTSWVTRREPVFVTDLTVDRLRAAVAGVDERSRRGEPQRSVVSATGLPWTAQTADASRRGILARRPMFSRITPTGVAWPDGSSLDVDVILWCTGFRHALDHLAPLHLRNGRGGITMTGRLLTQVAGQPAIHLLGYGSSASTIGANRASRAAVVELLDYLEGGAS
- a CDS encoding enoyl-CoA hydratase: MIGVTSDGPVTTIELQRPERRNAVTYELALAFAEEVRKAAETARAIVITGQGTSFCAGADLSSGAPDPDKFADAWQHSIKSVDAADVPVIAAVNGPAIGAGVMLAMVADLRVVSETARFQFPVAKYGIALDNWSIRRLSSLVGYGRARAMLLAAEPLDAQTAFQTGMANRIGELADAQAWAAELAGFAPLALKHAKRVLNDDGAFEDQWPEHKELFDKAWGSQDIIEAQVARIQKRPPNFQGA
- a CDS encoding class I SAM-dependent methyltransferase; translation: MTSNELPDWDATYQGKSEVFQGEPPWNIGEPQPELAALIDAGKFHGTVLDVGCGHAETSLRLAALGHTTVGLDLSPTAIEAARAAAADRGLANATFEVADITNFSGYDGRFNTIVDSTLFHSIPVEAREAYLQSISRAAAPDASYYVLVFAVGAFPPGIGPNAVTEDELRAAVEPYWVIDELSPAFIHSNIPEVIPGANFDMPLFHKDEKGRNKQPAFLLQAHKGNKS